A region from the Vibrio fortis genome encodes:
- a CDS encoding DUF2391 family protein, translating to MSKSFNLEDAGQIFVGAFALAVPISFSEEAWLLGESLPTTNLTLLFLLSCVFLSIYAFESVYQRNISGRVTEFISRIAIAYVLTIMVVALVLLCIDKLPVLDSPLVALKRVIVIAMPASMGAIIVDGFDKE from the coding sequence GTGTCAAAGAGCTTCAACCTTGAGGATGCAGGGCAGATTTTTGTTGGCGCCTTTGCTCTCGCCGTGCCAATTTCATTTTCTGAAGAGGCTTGGTTGTTGGGTGAAAGTTTGCCAACAACGAACCTCACTTTACTTTTTCTTCTGTCGTGTGTGTTTTTGTCAATTTATGCCTTTGAGAGCGTTTACCAAAGGAATATCAGCGGTAGAGTGACGGAGTTTATATCGCGTATCGCGATTGCTTACGTATTAACAATAATGGTCGTTGCTTTAGTTTTGCTGTGCATTGACAAGTTACCAGTGCTTGATTCTCCGTTGGTCGCGTTAAAGCGCGTCATTGTCATCGCTATGCCAGCATCAATGGGCGCTATTATTGTTGATGGATTTGATAAGGAATGA
- a CDS encoding PhzF family phenazine biosynthesis protein has translation MDKIEVFLVNAFTKDGGGGNPAGVVLNGGRLNDEDKLHIAQIIGYSETAFVSRDVEVDFEVSFFTTTGEVDFCGHATLATFSVLHQKGFIADGQYRQRTKSGVLPVSVNALGEVTMDQALPTFGRIFSNSEMSGLIRLEEQALESISFPAQVVSTGLPDLIIQVPKGYQDKLNIDEAKLIEFSKEYELVGAHVFELSEDTEVTASCRNFAPLFGISEESATGSASGALACYLDKYLALEHSRSFVFEQGRAMGSLSQIFASVESNEHGVQRVKVSGVANVMGSKIVSL, from the coding sequence ATGGATAAGATAGAGGTATTTTTAGTAAACGCGTTTACAAAGGACGGAGGTGGGGGAAATCCGGCTGGTGTCGTTTTGAATGGCGGTCGTCTCAACGATGAGGATAAGCTACACATCGCTCAGATTATCGGTTACTCAGAGACAGCGTTTGTAAGTAGAGATGTAGAAGTGGACTTTGAAGTCTCTTTCTTTACTACCACTGGCGAGGTGGATTTTTGTGGACATGCGACGTTGGCTACATTTTCTGTATTACATCAGAAAGGTTTTATCGCCGACGGTCAATATCGCCAGAGAACCAAATCAGGGGTATTACCTGTATCGGTCAACGCTCTGGGTGAGGTCACCATGGATCAGGCTTTACCAACGTTTGGGCGTATTTTTTCTAATTCCGAAATGTCTGGTTTAATTCGCCTCGAAGAACAAGCATTGGAGTCTATAAGCTTTCCAGCGCAGGTGGTATCGACCGGTTTACCTGACCTTATTATTCAAGTGCCTAAAGGATATCAAGACAAGTTAAACATAGACGAAGCCAAGTTGATTGAATTCTCTAAAGAGTACGAGTTAGTTGGCGCTCATGTGTTTGAGTTATCCGAGGACACCGAAGTAACCGCAAGTTGTCGCAACTTTGCACCTTTGTTTGGTATCTCAGAAGAGTCTGCGACGGGAAGCGCAAGTGGCGCTCTTGCTTGTTATCTAGATAAGTATTTGGCGCTCGAACATTCACGTTCATTTGTTTTTGAGCAAGGCCGAGCCATGGGTAGCTTGTCTCAGATCTTCGCTTCAGTAGAATCAAACGAACATGGCGTTCAACGAGTTAAAGTTAGCGGTGTCGCGAATGTCATGGGCTCAAAGATTGTTAGTCTATAA
- a CDS encoding type II secretion system protein, which yields MTKLKIAVASTALIVASLLGCQAFSSNASETEETKLIIHYLDQVLDATHQYAVDNGGLPPITLDTDANFGYLNINNLIENPGLSTWQGPYLPFEDTWIGGDQYISHPDYIATQILLKEKDSSWVRGSSETGCQPSSEACSLAACIWLVPLGAAQEINHMIDGEMNMADSDAEGTIRFEKAIVGSLVCKIGDDYPLPE from the coding sequence ATGACAAAATTGAAAATAGCAGTAGCCAGCACTGCTTTGATCGTGGCTAGTCTACTCGGTTGCCAAGCGTTCAGTTCCAATGCGTCTGAGACTGAAGAAACAAAGCTCATCATCCACTACCTTGACCAAGTATTAGATGCAACGCACCAATATGCCGTCGACAATGGTGGTTTGCCACCTATCACTTTAGATACTGACGCTAACTTTGGTTATTTGAATATCAACAACCTTATCGAGAACCCAGGATTATCCACGTGGCAAGGTCCATACCTACCCTTCGAAGATACTTGGATCGGGGGGGACCAGTACATTAGTCATCCTGACTATATCGCGACACAGATCTTGCTAAAAGAAAAAGACAGCTCATGGGTGAGAGGAAGCTCTGAAACGGGCTGCCAACCTTCATCTGAGGCATGTTCATTAGCGGCTTGTATCTGGTTAGTACCACTCGGAGCGGCTCAGGAAATCAACCACATGATTGATGGTGAGATGAATATGGCTGATTCAGATGCCGAAGGTACCATTCGATTTGAAAAAGCTATTGTGGGGAGCCTAGTGTGTAAAATTGGTGACGATTATCCTTTGCCAGAATGA
- a CDS encoding EAL domain-containing protein, protein MDIETIPLSPITTGVTAIILGVVIIATLYNARQSKKHNYALNRLEREKHKLEQARFICEESNIPNINYIQQKMANLEAKKGEVYYTAHVICVGRNGDFYQYFDQQTSMKIKQKLHSQLSGDLKPSLIGLYDDRYIVMIFVSDAPLNNKLQVEHQQKVRAALPNQMVINGKKMPFDYSVTTLHFSSAYDIAKPDRLFRRISYGILRAIQNQDGLYIHSEKDYQKNLRKRHMLQDLQRDIRDGGANFELAYQPIVHSMNHNKECIREVLLVWRKRGHIEPENYMSLLSDTPHIHYSLTLMIIRKVIELAKKDNEGQGDFSINIAMSDLAMTSFYNDIFSLTKRCPEVRKKLIFELVEHSEAILQKHVLDNLQSLKRLGCRFAIDDFGSGYTNYELLNKGLFDVVKLDGSFAMNMGKNPVSYEFLRFMFRLSEQVNFTLVVCGIEEKLQAKYVPKKSHVCLQGLHFSHPKKLVNTLRVS, encoded by the coding sequence ATGGATATTGAAACCATCCCACTTTCTCCAATTACAACCGGCGTGACAGCGATTATTCTTGGTGTTGTCATCATCGCGACTCTCTACAATGCTCGCCAAAGTAAGAAGCATAATTACGCACTGAACCGATTAGAGCGCGAGAAACATAAATTAGAACAAGCTCGGTTCATATGCGAAGAGAGTAACATTCCTAATATTAATTATATTCAACAAAAAATGGCGAACCTTGAGGCCAAAAAAGGTGAAGTGTACTACACCGCTCATGTTATCTGCGTAGGGCGTAACGGAGATTTCTATCAATATTTTGATCAACAGACGTCGATGAAGATTAAGCAAAAGCTACATAGTCAATTAAGCGGTGACTTAAAGCCTAGCTTGATTGGACTCTATGATGATCGATATATCGTGATGATCTTTGTATCTGATGCTCCCCTGAACAACAAGCTTCAGGTCGAACATCAACAGAAAGTGAGGGCTGCATTGCCGAACCAAATGGTTATTAATGGTAAGAAAATGCCGTTTGACTACTCGGTAACGACGCTACACTTTTCCAGTGCTTATGATATCGCTAAACCAGATCGTTTGTTTAGACGCATTAGCTATGGGATCTTACGTGCCATTCAGAACCAGGATGGATTGTACATCCACAGTGAAAAGGATTATCAAAAGAATTTACGTAAACGCCATATGCTTCAAGACTTACAAAGAGATATTCGTGATGGTGGGGCTAACTTCGAGCTCGCTTATCAACCTATTGTACATAGTATGAATCATAACAAAGAGTGTATTCGCGAAGTTTTGCTGGTATGGCGTAAACGTGGACATATTGAGCCAGAAAACTATATGTCGTTGCTCAGTGATACCCCACATATTCATTACTCTTTGACTCTTATGATTATTAGGAAAGTCATTGAATTAGCGAAAAAAGATAATGAAGGGCAAGGGGATTTTAGTATCAACATTGCTATGTCTGACCTTGCGATGACCTCATTTTATAACGATATTTTCAGCTTAACTAAACGTTGCCCAGAAGTTCGTAAAAAGTTGATTTTTGAGTTGGTTGAACATAGTGAAGCGATTTTGCAGAAGCATGTACTAGACAACCTTCAAAGTTTGAAACGCTTGGGCTGTCGCTTCGCGATAGATGATTTTGGCTCAGGCTATACGAACTATGAACTTTTAAATAAAGGGCTTTTTGATGTAGTAAAGCTGGACGGAAGTTTTGCTATGAATATGGGGAAGAACCCTGTCAGCTATGAATTTTTGAGATTTATGTTTCGCTTGTCTGAGCAAGTTAATTTTACGTTAGTGGTATGCGGCATAGAAGAAAAATTACAGGCTAAATACGTGCCTAAAAAGTCTCATGTATGTTTGCAAGGTTTACATTTTTCGCATCCCAAAAAGCTGGTTAATACATTAAGAGTTTCATAA
- a CDS encoding zinc transporter ZntB — translation MSQFGYAKNAPKGLIHAMVLDGAGGGDLIDWEQVNDFESDQSGLWLHFDYSEPEAQQWIQNCSGLNEIAVDGLINPDNRPHVLTRVNNLLLILRGVNLNEGANPEDMVSVRIWTNGKILISTRKRVLTSTQDILASLENHSGPLSAGELLVQWTDRVVARMNDTINFLEDNASEIEEALFVDEPSQLRSKLLKNRQQCIGIRRYIAPQREALNKLATEPLHWLSDIDRMALRSIADRQIRYVEDIDTIKERTNMVKEELLSRVSEELNNRSFVLTVVAAIFLPLGFFTGLMGVNVGGMPGIENELAFWFVVGICIGCTGLLGAYFYFKKWF, via the coding sequence ATGTCTCAATTTGGCTATGCAAAAAATGCTCCTAAGGGCCTTATACATGCAATGGTGTTAGATGGTGCCGGAGGTGGTGATTTAATCGATTGGGAGCAGGTTAATGACTTTGAAAGTGACCAATCGGGGCTATGGTTGCATTTTGATTATAGTGAACCTGAAGCTCAACAATGGATTCAAAACTGTAGTGGTTTGAATGAAATTGCTGTTGACGGTTTGATCAATCCAGACAATCGTCCGCATGTTCTTACTCGGGTAAATAATTTGCTTCTTATCTTAAGAGGAGTGAATTTGAACGAAGGAGCGAATCCCGAAGATATGGTGTCCGTTAGAATTTGGACTAATGGCAAAATATTGATTAGCACGAGGAAGAGAGTTCTAACCTCAACACAAGATATTTTGGCGAGTCTAGAAAACCATTCGGGTCCCTTATCTGCAGGAGAGTTGCTAGTTCAGTGGACTGACCGAGTGGTCGCGAGGATGAACGATACGATTAACTTCTTAGAAGACAATGCATCAGAGATTGAAGAAGCGCTGTTCGTTGATGAGCCGAGTCAATTACGTTCGAAACTACTCAAGAATAGGCAGCAGTGCATTGGTATTAGACGATATATCGCTCCACAAAGAGAAGCATTAAACAAGCTCGCCACCGAACCATTACATTGGTTGAGTGATATTGATCGTATGGCGTTACGTAGCATCGCGGATAGGCAGATCCGTTATGTGGAAGACATCGATACTATTAAAGAACGCACCAATATGGTCAAGGAGGAGCTTCTGAGTAGGGTGTCTGAAGAGCTTAATAATCGCAGTTTTGTTTTAACCGTTGTGGCAGCCATTTTTCTTCCATTAGGCTTTTTCACTGGCTTGATGGGAGTTAATGTCGGAGGAATGCCAGGTATCGAAAATGAACTCGCTTTTTGGTTTGTTGTGGGTATTTGTATTGGCTGCACGGGCCTACTGGGAGCTTACTTCTACTTTAAGAAATGGTTTTAG